The region CGCGTGACTGAGCGCCATATTACGCAAAAACAATCGGTGCGTAAAGACGAAATCCCCGGCGCATTTTCCGCGTATGCCTCGGTGCGCCTGCTTTATTGCCGAAGCGGGCGGAAGTGGGCAGGCAACCCGCCCCGCTCTCCGCTTCACCGCCAACGCTCAATGCGGCGCGCCGTGCTGTGCCAGGAAACGCTTCAGACGCTCGACGCCCGCGTCCAGCCGCGCTGTGTCGCAGGCATAGCACCAGCGCACGAAACCCTCGCCCTGGGGACCGAACGCGCTGCCAGGCGCCACGCCAAGACCCACTTCCCGCACCAGCGCCTTGCACAACTCGAGACTGCGCGAGGCCCCCGGCATGGAGAAAAACAGATACATCGCACCCGGCGGCGCCTTCACGTCGACGCCCGACACGGCGGACAGCGCCTGCACCAGATGGTCGCGCGACGCCTTCAGGTCGCGCACCAGTTCCTGCGTGAAGCGCTCGCCCTGCTGGACGGCCGCGATGCCCGCCTGCTGGACGAAAGCGGGTGCGCACGAGGTATTGTATTCGACCAGCTTGGCCAGATCGTCCATCAGCGCGGCCGGCGCGACAATCCAGCCAAGCCGCCAACCGGTCATCAGCCATGCTTTCGAGAACGAGTTCACGCAGATCACGCGCTCGTCGCGCGCGGCCAGATCGAGAAACGACGGCGCCATACGTGAAAGGGCGCCGCTGGCGGCAATGCCGGTGTCCCCATAATAAAGGCGTTCGTAGACTTCGTCGGCGACGATCCAGATGCCGTGGCGCCGGCAATGCGCCAGCACGGCGCGCTGCTCGTCGCGGCCCATCACCCAGCCGGTCGGGTTGTTCGGCGAGTTGACGAGCAACATCTTCGTGTCCGGCGTAAGGGCTGCCAGCAATTGCTCGAGGTCGAGTTGCCAGCCGTGCTCGCCATAACCGAGCGCGACCGTTTCGACATGCGCACCGAGAATCTTCGGGATCTCGACCAGGTTGGGCCACAACGGCGTCACCGCGACAACGCGGTCGCCCGCGCCCACCACCAGTTGCGCGGCCAGCATCAGCGCGTTGACGCCCGCGCTTGTCACCGCGACGTTATCGGGAGAAGTCTGCCCGTGCCGTTCGCTGACGTAGTCGGCGAGCGCGGCACGCAACGGCGCGATGCCCAGGTTATGCGTATAGAAGGTTGCACCGGCGGCCAACGCGGCACCGGCGGCGTCGCGGATGAAGGCCGGCGTCACCCGGTCGGACTCGCCGAACCAGAACGGCAGCACGTCTGCCACGCCGAAACCGGCGTTGGCGACTTCACGGATCTGCGAAGGACGCAGTGCGCGCACGGCATAGCGCGCGTTCGGGACGGATGGCACAGGCAGATCCAATTCGCTCATCGAGACTTCCACACGGGTG is a window of Paraburkholderia sp. IMGN_8 DNA encoding:
- a CDS encoding pyridoxal phosphate-dependent aminotransferase, whose product is MSELDLPVPSVPNARYAVRALRPSQIREVANAGFGVADVLPFWFGESDRVTPAFIRDAAGAALAAGATFYTHNLGIAPLRAALADYVSERHGQTSPDNVAVTSAGVNALMLAAQLVVGAGDRVVAVTPLWPNLVEIPKILGAHVETVALGYGEHGWQLDLEQLLAALTPDTKMLLVNSPNNPTGWVMGRDEQRAVLAHCRRHGIWIVADEVYERLYYGDTGIAASGALSRMAPSFLDLAARDERVICVNSFSKAWLMTGWRLGWIVAPAALMDDLAKLVEYNTSCAPAFVQQAGIAAVQQGERFTQELVRDLKASRDHLVQALSAVSGVDVKAPPGAMYLFFSMPGASRSLELCKALVREVGLGVAPGSAFGPQGEGFVRWCYACDTARLDAGVERLKRFLAQHGAPH